The DNA sequence AGCGGGTCGCCGGGTCGAGCGCCGAGTCGAAGATGTCGTCGAGCTGGCGCGTCAGCTTCGGGTCCTTGACCCGCACCAGCGCCTCGATCCGCCGGTCCAGGTTGCGGTGCATCATGTCCGCGCTGCCGATCCAGTGCGTGCCGCCGGCGCGGAAGTTGAAGATCCGCGAGTGCTCCAGGAACCGGCCGAGGATCGACCGGACGTGGATGTTCTCGGACAGGCCTTCGACGCCGGGCTTGAGCGTGCAGATCCCGCGCACCACGATCTCGACCGGCACACCGGCCTGCGACGCGTGGTAGAGCGCGTCGATGACCTGCTCGTCGACCAGCGAGTTGCACTTGATCCGGATCCCGGCCTGCTGCCCGGCCCGGGCCAGCTCGATCTCCTCGCCGATCGCGCGCACGATGCCGCGGCGGATGCCGTGCGGCGACGTCAGTATCGTCCGGTAGGTGTCCTGCCGGGAGTAGCCGGTCAGCACGTTGAACAGGTCGGTGACGTCGGCGCCGATGCTCGGGTCGGCGGTGAACAGGCCGATGTCCTCGTAGAGCCGCGCGGTCTTCGGGTTGTAGTTGCCGGTGCCGATGTGGCAGTAGCGGCGGATGGTCGAGCCCTCCTGGCGCACGATCATCGACACCTTGCAGTGCGTCTTCAGCCCGACCAGGCCGTACACGACGTGCACGCCCGCGCGCTCCAGCGTCCGCGCCCAGGTGATGTTGGCCTGCTCGTCGAACCGGGCCTTGATCTCGACCAGCGCGACGACCTGCTTGCCCGCCTCCGCGGCGTCGATCAGCGCGTCGACGATCGGCGAGTCGCCCGAGGTCCGGTACAGCGTCTGCTTGATCGCGAGGACCTTCGAGTCGGCCGCGGCCTGCTCGATGAACCGCTGCACACTCGTGGAGAAGGAGTCGTACGGGTGGTGCACCAGCACGTCACCCTCGCGCAGCGTGGCGAAGACGCTCTTCGGCGTCTCGCGCTCGCCGAACGCCGGGTGCGTCGCCGGCACGAACGGCCGGTCCTTGAGCTCCTTGCGGTCCACCCCGGACAGCTGGTGCAGGCAGGTCAGGTCCAGCAGGCCGGGGACCTCGACGACGTCCGCCGGGTCGACGTCCAGCTCGCGCAGCAGCAGCTCGAGCATGTGCTCGCTCATGTCCAGCGCGACCTCGAGGCGCACCGGCGGGCCGAACCGGCGCTGCGCCAGCTCGCGCTCGAGGGCCTGCAGCAGGTCCTCGTCCCGGTCTTCGTCGACCTCGAAGTCGGCGTTGCGGGTGACGCGGAAGACGTGGTGCTCGGTGACGTCCATGCCGGTGAACAGCTCGCCGAGGTGCGCCGCGATCAGCTCTTCCAGGGGCAGGAAGGTCGCGGTCCGGCTGGTCCGCTCGTTTTCGACGCGCATCAGCCGCGGCACGTTGCTCGGCACCTTCACCCGGGCGAACCGCTCGGTGCCGCCCTCCGGGTCCCGGACCGTGACCGCGAGGTTGAGCGACAGGCCGGAGATGTAGGGGAACGGGTGCGCCGGGTCGACGGCCAGCGGCGTCAGCACCGGGAAGATCTGCTCGGAGAAGTAGCTCGACAGGCGCAGCTGGTCGGCGCCGGTGAGGTCGGCCCAGCCGACGATCCGGATGTCGTGCTCGGCCAGCTGCGGGCGCAGGTGCTTCTCGAACGCGCCGGTCTGCCGCTCGACCAGGTCCTGGTTGCGCTTGGAGATGTAGTCGAGCTGTTCGCGCGGGGTGAGCCCGTCCGCGCTGCGCACCAGCAGGCCGGTCTCGTCGCGGCGCTTCAGACCGGCGACGCGGACCATGTAGAACTCGTCCAGATTGGACGCGAAGATCGCGAGGAACTTCGTCCGTTCGAGCAGCGGCTGCGACTCGTCCTCAGCCAGCGCGAGCACGCGGGCGTTGAAGTCCTGCCACGACAGCTCGCGGTTGAAGTACCGGTCGTCCGGCAGCGTCTCGGCCGCGGTCGGCGCGGAGGTGACGGCCGGCGGCGCCGACGGGACAGCACGGAACTCCTCGGCCCCGCGCGGGTTGCCCTGCGCGGAGCTGCGGCGGCGGGGCGTCGACGCGGCGGGCGTGCTCTTGCGGACTCGGGCCTTGCCGGCGGTGGCACGGGCCGCGGTGTCGCGCGCGGTGGACTTCGAAGGGACCTTCTTGACCGCCGCGGCTTTGGCCGCGGTGGCCTTCTCGGCGGCCTTCTTGGGTGCTTCCTTCGGCGTTTCCGAGGACCCGGTCGTCGTGTTCCGTCGCCTCCGCGGTGCGGGTGTGCTGCCGTCGTCTGTGCTCACGGAACCCATTCTTCACTAAGCCACGCGGATTTGCTCCGGTCGCGGTGAAGGTCAGATGAACAGCTCAGCCGGGTGCGGCGCAGGGTTCCCCGAGCCGGGCGGCGGTGTGTTTCCCGACACCGAGGCGCCGGACATGGGCGAGGTCTTCGGGCGTGTCGACGTCACTGCGCAGCGACGGCAGCTCACCCCCGAGCCGGACGGCCCCGGAAGCCCCGTGCGCCCGCGCCGAGCCGGGCCCGAACCGCGGGTCCAGCGGCGCGCCGGGGGCGGACAGCAGCAGCGTGGTGCCGGTGCCCTGCCGATCGGCGACGAAGGCCCGCCGCCCCGCGGCCTCGCCGAGCGCGGCCGAAAGATCGCCCGCACGCAGGGCGGGAAGGTCGGCCTGCAGCGCCCCGACGACGGCCGTCGGGTCGTCTTTCCGGAGCAGCTCGGCCCCGAGCCGGAAGGCGGCGTTGAGGGTGCGTTCTGTTCCGCCCGCTCCCTGGTCGCCTTCCCCGACGATCTCGATCCCGAGGTCCCGGAGCTCCGCGACGGCCTCGGGATCGGCGGCGACGAGAAGCACCCGCCGCACCCGAGCGGTGGCGACCACGGCGGCGAGCGTGTCGGCGGCGAGCGCCAGCACCAGCCCGGGATGCCGCTCCCGTTCCACGGCACCACGCAGCCGCGACTTCCCGTCGCGGGGGTGTTTCATCGGCACGACCAGGTCCACGTCCACCCGTCCATCTTTACCCCAAAGCCAGCTGCCTTGGGCGCCGGCGGGGAGGTTGTCCACAGGTGGGCCACGTTGTGGACAACTCCGGAGGCCGGCGGGCGGGCTTGTCGGGGTGGACCGCCCGCCCTGGGATGGCCGGGCGGCCCAGAGCCGCTGTTCCGGGTCTGCCGCGGCTGGTCGTGAGTGTTTAGGGCGGTTAGAACCGCCCTAAACACTCACGACCCCCGAGCCCGTCCGGCCGCGCTAGGTGCGGACCACCGTGCTCCGCGTACTGCTCGCGCCCGCGCCGACCGACCCAGTCCAGCCCAGGCCGGCCCGACTCGGCCCGACCCAACCCAACCCAGCCCGGCCCGACTCGACCCAGCCCGGGCTGGGTTGGGTCAGCCCAGCCCAACCCGGCCCCGACCCGACTCGGCCGGGTCCCGCCCCGCCCCGCCCCGCCCGGGCCGGGACGGAGCAGGGGCGTTCCACCTGGGGGTGCGCGCCGTCAGCCACCCTCCCTGGACCGCTCCGACCCCGGCGCGGCAGGATCAAGGGCGGACGTGAGCTGTGGAGGAGGAAGACTGTGGCCCGGCGTGAAAAGGGCGGCTTCTGGGTGGGACTCGCCGCCGTACTGTTCTATCCGGTGACCGGGATCGGGCGGCGGGTGTACGTCGGGAACGAGAAGATCCCGCGCCAAGGGCCCGCGCTGCTCGTGATGAACCACATCTCGCACCTCGATCCCGTCGTCGACGCCGTGTTCGTGCACCGCCAGAAGCGGGTGCCGCGCTTCCTCGGCAAGGAGTCGCTGACCCGGACGCCGATCTTCGGGAAGATCTTCGTCGGCGCCGGGCAGATCCCCGTCTCGCGCGGCTCGGCCGCCGCCGGGGACAGTCTCAAGGCCGCGCACGACGCCCTCCAGCAGGGGAAGCTCGTCGTGATCTACCCCGAGGGCACCATCACCAAGGACCCGGCCGGCTGGCCGAAGGAGTCCTTCACCGGCGCCGCCCGGCTCGCGCTGCAGAACGACGTCCCGGTGATCCCGATCGCGCGCTGGGGCACCAGCCAGATCTTCAACGGCTACACGAAGAAGTTCACGCCGTTCCCGCGCAAGACCGTCACGCACTTCGTCGGCGACCCGCTCGACCTGTCCGCCTACCGCGGCGGCAACACGCGCAGCGCGTCGAAGCTGCGCGAAGTCACGAAGGTGATGATGGACGACGTGACCCGCCTGCTCGGCGAGGTCCGGCACGAGGAGCCGCCGGTGGCGAAGCCGGGGGATCCCGCCTGATGCGCGCCGACGTCCAGCGGGTCACCGTGCTCGGCGCCGGTTCGTGGGGCACCGCCTTCGCGAAGGTGCTCGGCGACGCCGGGCGCGACGTCACGATGTGGGCGCGCCGTGAGCAGGTCGCCGCGGACATCCGCGAGCGCCACGCCAACTCCGCGTACCTGCCCGGGATCGACCTGCCGGACACCATCACGGCGACCACCGACCCGGCCGAGGCCCTCGACGGCGCCGACGCCGTGGTGCTGGGCGTGCCCAGCCAGAGCCTGCGGGCGAACCTCTCGGAGTGGCGCACCCTGCTGCCGGCCGACACGATCCTCGTCAGCCTCGCCAAGGGCGTCGAACTCGGCACGCTCAAGCGGATGAGCGAGGTGATCGCCGAGATCGTCGGGGTCCCGGCCGGCGAGGTCGTGGTCGTCACCGGGCCGAACCTGTCCAAGGAGATCGCCGCCGGGCAGCCGGCCGCGTCGGTGCTCGCCTGCGCCGACCACGAGCGCGCGGTGGCGATCCAGCGCGCCAGCGCCAACTCCTACTTCCGGCCCTACACCAACACCGACGTCGTCGGCTGCGAGCTGGGCGGGGCGTGCAAGAACGTCATCGCGCTGAGCACCGGGATGGCCGCGGGCCTCGGCCTCGGCACGAACACGATGGCGACGCTGATCACCCGCGGCCTGGCCGAGATGGCCCGGCTCGGCGCGAAGCTCGGCGCCGACCCGCTGACGTTCGCCGGGCTCGCCGGGGTCGGCGACCTGGTCGCGACGTGCTCGTCGCCGCTTTCGCGCAACCGGACTTTCGGGGAGCGACTCGGCCGCGGCGACACGCTGGAGCAGGCCCAGGCCGCCGCCGGCGGGCAGGTCGCCGAGGGCGTCATGTCGTGCTCGTCGATCCGGGCGCTGGCGCACAGCGTCGGTGTCGACATGCCGATCACGGACGCGATGCACCGCGTCTGCCACGAGGGTGTCGACCCGCGCCAGGCCGGCGCCGAACTCCTGGGCCGCTCCCAGAAACACGAGTGGTCCTGACCGGCCGGGCGTGACGTACCGCCCGGATGCTGGGAGCTGCTTGACCGGCCTCGTGGCGGCTGGAACTCTGAGCGCCATGTTCGCGCACACCATGATCGAGTCGCGGGGTCGTCACGACCTCCGCGCCGTCGTGTGCGCGTGTCGCTGTTGTCGGTGAACCCCGCCCCGGCCCAGCTCGGCACCCCCTTTTTCTTCTGTGAGGACCCTCATGTTCGCCGTCCCGGACAACACCCTGCTGCGTCCCGAGAACCCCGCGCTGCGCCACCCCGTGCGCGTCGCGCTGGAGGTCGCCGCCGATCGCGACCGTTGGAAGCACCTGCTGCGCTACGACCCGGAGGAGCGCTTCGCGGCGCTCGTCTCGAAGGACGAGCAGCAAGAGGTGTGGCTGATGAGCTGGCTGCCGGGCCAGCGCACCGACCTGCACGACCACGCGATCGCCAGCGGCGCGTTCACGGTGGTCAGCGGCCACCTGACGGAGGCGGTCGCCCGCCGCGCGCCCGACGGCCG is a window from the Amycolatopsis sp. NBC_00355 genome containing:
- a CDS encoding RNA degradosome polyphosphate kinase, whose protein sequence is MGSVSTDDGSTPAPRRRRNTTTGSSETPKEAPKKAAEKATAAKAAAVKKVPSKSTARDTAARATAGKARVRKSTPAASTPRRRSSAQGNPRGAEEFRAVPSAPPAVTSAPTAAETLPDDRYFNRELSWQDFNARVLALAEDESQPLLERTKFLAIFASNLDEFYMVRVAGLKRRDETGLLVRSADGLTPREQLDYISKRNQDLVERQTGAFEKHLRPQLAEHDIRIVGWADLTGADQLRLSSYFSEQIFPVLTPLAVDPAHPFPYISGLSLNLAVTVRDPEGGTERFARVKVPSNVPRLMRVENERTSRTATFLPLEELIAAHLGELFTGMDVTEHHVFRVTRNADFEVDEDRDEDLLQALERELAQRRFGPPVRLEVALDMSEHMLELLLRELDVDPADVVEVPGLLDLTCLHQLSGVDRKELKDRPFVPATHPAFGERETPKSVFATLREGDVLVHHPYDSFSTSVQRFIEQAAADSKVLAIKQTLYRTSGDSPIVDALIDAAEAGKQVVALVEIKARFDEQANITWARTLERAGVHVVYGLVGLKTHCKVSMIVRQEGSTIRRYCHIGTGNYNPKTARLYEDIGLFTADPSIGADVTDLFNVLTGYSRQDTYRTILTSPHGIRRGIVRAIGEEIELARAGQQAGIRIKCNSLVDEQVIDALYHASQAGVPVEIVVRGICTLKPGVEGLSENIHVRSILGRFLEHSRIFNFRAGGTHWIGSADMMHRNLDRRIEALVRVKDPKLTRQLDDIFDSALDPATRCWVLTASGEWSPFPADGSRVRDHQLELAKLHGAAG
- the cofC gene encoding 2-phospho-L-lactate guanylyltransferase; translated protein: MDVDLVVPMKHPRDGKSRLRGAVERERHPGLVLALAADTLAAVVATARVRRVLLVAADPEAVAELRDLGIEIVGEGDQGAGGTERTLNAAFRLGAELLRKDDPTAVVGALQADLPALRAGDLSAALGEAAGRRAFVADRQGTGTTLLLSAPGAPLDPRFGPGSARAHGASGAVRLGGELPSLRSDVDTPEDLAHVRRLGVGKHTAARLGEPCAAPG
- a CDS encoding lysophospholipid acyltransferase family protein; translated protein: MARREKGGFWVGLAAVLFYPVTGIGRRVYVGNEKIPRQGPALLVMNHISHLDPVVDAVFVHRQKRVPRFLGKESLTRTPIFGKIFVGAGQIPVSRGSAAAGDSLKAAHDALQQGKLVVIYPEGTITKDPAGWPKESFTGAARLALQNDVPVIPIARWGTSQIFNGYTKKFTPFPRKTVTHFVGDPLDLSAYRGGNTRSASKLREVTKVMMDDVTRLLGEVRHEEPPVAKPGDPA
- a CDS encoding NAD(P)H-dependent glycerol-3-phosphate dehydrogenase gives rise to the protein MRADVQRVTVLGAGSWGTAFAKVLGDAGRDVTMWARREQVAADIRERHANSAYLPGIDLPDTITATTDPAEALDGADAVVLGVPSQSLRANLSEWRTLLPADTILVSLAKGVELGTLKRMSEVIAEIVGVPAGEVVVVTGPNLSKEIAAGQPAASVLACADHERAVAIQRASANSYFRPYTNTDVVGCELGGACKNVIALSTGMAAGLGLGTNTMATLITRGLAEMARLGAKLGADPLTFAGLAGVGDLVATCSSPLSRNRTFGERLGRGDTLEQAQAAAGGQVAEGVMSCSSIRALAHSVGVDMPITDAMHRVCHEGVDPRQAGAELLGRSQKHEWS
- a CDS encoding cysteine dioxygenase, with amino-acid sequence MFAVPDNTLLRPENPALRHPVRVALEVAADRDRWKHLLRYDPEERFAALVSKDEQQEVWLMSWLPGQRTDLHDHAIASGAFTVVSGHLTEAVARRAPDGRAITELHALAAGQSRVFGPGYVHEVRNEGPDPAVSIHVYRDAGRAMRSYHLDPLNGPVRD